The segment CTGTAGGATAGGAACTCCAACACTGCTGTCTTCCAGCTCCACTCCCACTCTCCTCCTGTCCAGACATTTCAGCAGAGCGCCCACTGCCCTAAGCTACCAAACGgatgtacaaacacacagacacacagacacacacaaaaaaacacacacattaacaaaaaatGATGGACGGTTCATGATCAGCTCCTGCGCGATAGACTGATGGATAGGATGACATGTGGACAGCTGGCTCACCATAAGGGGTGAGTCAAAGGAGATACAGGAGGAGAGGTAGGacattttgtctctctctgaaaTGGAGGCAGGAAGGAAAGGCAGATGGGCAGACAGTAGCCTCTGCTTACCGACCTCCAGACCTGCAACATTCAAAATCGACTCAAAATCTGTTCATTTAAATTTAATGCAGAGAGATCCTGCCTGAAATTGATGAGGATAATTGGATATTATCGGTGTTTACCAAAGTCAACATAAGGATAAGTAACCACCTCTGGTTTGTAGTCTGGGTCTGAACCTGCGATAAGACAGAGGAAAGAAATCAAAATAGTTTATTGtatgaaagaaaacactgacatgGCAGAACTGTGTCACTTTACTCTCAATAAAAGCCTCATAAAGTTGTGCATCATAGCTATACAATCTACTCCTCTCCCTCTTATCACACTATCAGGCTGCAGAGTCAAGCATCCCTAATCTCACTTCATTCCCTTGACCTAGAAACTACTTGTCTCATACCACGTCAAAACAAAATTTTCtcagtgtgacatttttttgtttccccACCCCATGCTGTGATTATATCTCAGAACTCACCAAGGTGTTGCAGGAAGCGTGTCATGCAGCTCTCCTGCTTTGCACTGGTAATAATTACATGGGGACTAACCTCCTGTATGACTAGACAGAAGAATACAAGTACTAGGGCACATGCAATACAGCAAGGCAAGCACAAGTGTCAGCTCATATACAGTACTGTCATTTCTAAgctattaaaaatgtataaacacCATAAACCTACTCTAATTTAGGGACAAGGCTGAGATTATGTAACAGGCTGTGTATTGTTCACCTCTGGCCAGCAGGTGGAGCTCGTAGTTGTCAAGAGTGTCTCTCATGTAGTGTAAAGAGGAGTCCTTACTGTCATAGAAGCAGAGGCCCATCTGCCCATGTTGGGTGAAAACACTCAGTAAAACCTGCCAACATATAAATACATGAATGTGTATTTGACTGACAACTATTTATTGCTCTGCCAGGCTGAGTGGGAAGTTTGAGTTTACCGCAGGTgagtcttcttcctcttcttcatctccATTAATGCCCGGCGGACCAAACACgaatcctcttcctcctcctcctctcagacTTCCTAGTGCCGCCATGATGCTAATAATTTAACAGTAATAATTTAATGTTCTACATTAGTtatttgaaaatataaaaacgCACAATGTATGAATtaaactttcaaaaataaaaaaaggtgaGTTAGTTTGCCCTCTAGGTCAATAAACTAGCCAACAAACTGAAGGAAATGCAGGTTAGCCGTTAGCTAGGCGAGCTACCGTTAGCTAAGGTAAGCTTGAGCAAAGGTAAccaacagtaacgttaacttaGCAGTTTAGTTAGCTAACATATTCTTATAGGACGGGTTGGGGCTTTGTAAAGTCAAGATAATGGGCCTTAAATATCATTATAAAATCGGATTTATAATTTAAGAGGTTGATAAAATCTTAGCTGTTACAATTGGTTGTCAGGGTCAGAGGGAGCTCACCTTCACACAAGTTTATGCGCTTTTTCTCGCGCGTCTGTTCCTCTGTTGTCATGACAACACTGTACCGGATGTTGGTTCTTGTCTATGTTGttttaggtttttatttttgcacagtttgaaagtcacaaaatgacaaaaaataagtGGTATATAGAGCAGGGAGAGGCAGAAAATCAAGTTGGCTTATTTAAGCCTCCACTTAATATAAGTTCAAATTTCACAATTGTATAAAGAACACAAAAATTAACATACAAAGGTAATATGACAACATTAAGGTGATAGCGATCAAATTTTGTGTgtatatagatagatattgtAAAACTTCAGTCAGTAGCTCAGGCTGTTATTGGctttttaaatcactgaactcaacaggcttatatctgacaggcgtctatatgggacaggcctttaatccCTTTTACACAAagactgttgctcagcaaagatgggaaatacaatcaaattgtttatttgaaccagtatgaatattgcTTGTATAAAATTAGGCTTTGAATAACAAATCAATTATGTGTTATATTATGACACTCACTTCATGGCACTCGAGGATTACGGCACCAGGCATACCGACACagcaccactttatcctgttaaaactaTACTCATAACATGGATTAATATTTATGAAAACTACTTTTGATTCTTATAAAAGGTGgactaaagaaatatgaatcaagGGAATCGAGGAagggacacatattctgacttaaTGACAGCCTCAGAGGTAGGGAGTCACTacttatttttttcatcatgtCGGTAAACCTGAATGAAATacagtcttctctggtgctcatggtttcagtaaaatgaactgaactgagctgaCAATGTGTAGGATCTCCGTATTGATAAAAGTATAGatatttacatttgtatgtgcAATCTAAACatctaactaatgttagctcaagtAGATAGTCAACaatctggttttatacatccaaagaacttctataaaaatgaactgttgGCAACCAGAGCaggcatctaattgagacaggcgtttatttgtcaaaatgtggagCTACACCAGACtcgtaaaagggactgggtctTTAAATGGACCGTTCTGCATACTTTTGGtacttaaagtacattttcCTAATAATACtaatgtacttttacttaaattaaATTTGGACTTACTTGTAGTTGAGTGATTATAGACCATAGTAATTCTACTTAAGTAAAGCATCTGTTGAGTCCTGAGCAAAATCATAATAGGCTATATGTCACTGagtcaaacaaataaacatggaTACATGGACAGAAGTACATGGAGAAAATCAGCTACAAAACAGCAGGCAAATGTTCTTTTAAGTGTcttttatatcatttttataGAGAAACAGTTTTTTGCCAGGTAAAACCATTCAATGAATTGGCACCTctaaatattattaaaaattGACCTCTGCAAGTGAGAAATTTAGGAGGATGAATATCTGCAGAGTGACGAGTTGAATAAGAATGAACCTGTGACTTGGCTTAAAAAGTAAGTCTTGAAATACTCAGGAATAGTCCCTTTCCACCTCCGACAACAGTTTAATTCAGGACCTCCTAATTCATCCAGTTTTTGCATTGTGATATTGCCAttcaataaatatttttcataGCTGGTAGACTGAATGTATACTTCTCACCTTCTAAAGGCTGGCTGTTGGGAAAACATGTTAAAtactttaattaaaatgttatttattttaatgtacttGGTACAGTAGCAGCTGAACGAGCAGCCAAGAATATGAGTCATCTTAAATCTAACCACGCAGATGCTCATTTAAAGATGCTGAGTTGAGACAGATTGTTATCATTGAGCAATATAGAGGAATACCCAAATTCAGTTCATTCATAGTGTTGCTTGGGaactattaataaataaaataagcaaaTGTATCATGTCATTTAAGAATCACTGATGAGTTTATGACAGTTTTATAACTGACAGAGGGTTTTTAACAATaggtttattaatattttacacacataaaaaataatacaaagtgaaaactaaaagcagtttaaaatgggtcaaaataaattaatttaataatttaataaatttaaatttaaagtcaaataaattatgaaattaatataaaataaaaggcacCTGTCATGACACTCATGATAGCAGGATATtctcattttttaaagaaatattctGTATTGCGATTGTTTTGCTTTTCCTCTACAGTAAAACTACATGTCTGCCTCTCCAAAAAAAGGTAGGTTGCATTCTCCTTCAACCATAAGCTCACAGACAgcttttgtatatattttttaaagagagCAATCATTCTCCTGGCCTGAAGACTACCATCCATTATATATCGTGCATAATACTTTCCCAAAATGACTGCACCTTTGAGCAAAGTGGAGTAATGACAGAgtttaatgaaaatatttaaatcacaCATCTTAGGCTCTCTGAATCTTTACAGGCATCAACACAATTTTAATTCCCTAACTGGCGTCATTTGGTCACCCCTTAACCTGGGAGACTGAGCCcatattaaaaaatgttgtcaGTATTACTCTGTTATTTCTTCCACCTGTATATCAGGCAGGTTTCAGTCAGTGAAAGCAAATGGGCATTTATATAACCCCCTGCAGGGAAAGGTTTTAgcttaatgtttgttgttttgcaggAACAGCGACAGTCACTGTTTCTTCATAATAATTTTCTCCTGAATGTGATGTATGTTTTCTAAAAGCCTCTAAAAGCATCCATGCcaccaaacaaaacaactgaacTGATCTTATTTTCCCTCCTTCTAacattcacaaaaggattgaaACAGCAATAATGATGTTAGATTTAAACGGGGGCcatttattttacacacaaagaaagaaacagagttAAAGAGACACTCCACAAGTCAGGAGTGCCTTTAAATTCCTCTCAGCTCACTGTGAATGATTTAAAGCTTTTGTAGTTTCCAGAAACATTTCAAAATCTCAGCAGTGAACTATATATattgtaataaataaaatgaataataaatacatttgtctGGCAATAATATCACATGGATGTAATAGTTGGGGTTGCAGAGGGTACAGACAGTGTTAAAGTGCATAGGCCAGTTTGATCAGGTAGGTTCTGAGACAGGATTTGAAGGATGTTATGCTGTTGAGCAGAAGGTTTTTCTAATCAATCCAGTACTGAACAGAGAGCCAGTGTAGTTGGATGAGAATGAAAGTGATGTGGTCAGATGATTTGGTGCAGGTAATGATCCAagcagcagagttttgaatgatcTGAAGCCTGGTAATGAGTTTGGTGGGAAGGCCAGAGAGTACTGCATTACAATAGTCAATACGCGATGTGACAAATGTATGGACCAGGACCTCAGTGCTGGATTGGGACAGTGATGGGCGGAGTCTGGAAATGTTGTGGAGGTGGAAGAAAGCAGTGCATCACTTTTCATATCGACCGAATCACTGTGACGCTAACACAACAATCACACAGATTGCGGAGATGAGAAGAAAATGCAATTCCTGCCTTAAATAAAccatttaaagatatatatatatatatatatatatatatgtagttaAACATGGTGGTCAGACCTATCTGACATGTCTGCTGTGCGTATTTTATGTACTTCGTTGCTTCAATAGTGTCTTTGATAAAGCAAATCTATTGGCAAGGAAGATAAGTAATGTAATGCTGTGGACAGGGCCGCAGCAAAAGGTATTTAACcatcaaaaaaatcagtttcagtGTAAAAGTGAGTGAATATTTGCGCCGCTTTATCTTACACACTAACAAATCGAGGCTGTGGAACACCAGCAATCAGTTTTGCTAAGTAAAACTACTCATTTTGTCGATGGGGTCTGAGGGCTTTGActtaacggcttcagttcctcTCCCAAAAGGCTGTCTGgtggcaaggtaaagtggtgaaataCTCTAAATGTAACGTACACCtcaactgatattgatttttttttgataggcctcttttttaggtggctaaaaactaatTGAGGCAGCGTTCACTCAGTGCCATTTGACTTTATAAATTTGACACAAGGGTTTTCTACCTGTACATTcttgtaaataaacattgtgtttcGGTCTATAACACTTAAGTGATTGTCAAACTGTTtcctactgtgtgtgtatgtgtgtgtgtgtgtgtgtgcgtgtgtgtgtgcgcgcaagTATAATTGTACATTATTGACTAGAAATCAGGTAGTGCTGGAGACGAAAGGGTAGAGGCAGCTTGCCAATTTGATTCTGCCTCTGTTCCCCTAAAAGCTGGCGAATTGACAGCCCACATAAAGCCATCAGTGCAGGGGGATCACCTGGGaaggagagacaaagaaaaactcGGTAAGTTTATGTGTCTTATAAAACCCAAGTATTTTATCTAAGCAGATTTATGTTCACATCTGACACTCACGTGTGGCGCCGTTCAAGTATCGTAGTCGTATGCTGGCTCCTCCTCTCACGCTGCTCACTGCTGGGAACAGCTCCACTCCACGAGGAAGGTCTCTAAAGGCTACGCCAACATAGCTGCCATCAACAACAAATCCCAGAGTTCCTGCATCGGCATCCAGGACCAACAAGACGCGCTCAGGGATTGGGAGAGGTGTCCTTGCCACTTTTGTGTGTAATGAAGTCGAAGACTGTGTGCTTAAGTCCTCAGCGGCCTCAGAGTGGCACCTCGTTCTTGTTCCTGGGTAAAGTCCCAGTCTCTGTCCAGCATGCCACAGCTGATTGGTTTTGAGTTCCCAGCCCCAGGACTGTGAGTCTCCACCAATCAGCACAGTGTACCCTGAGGCCTGCAAAGGGCAGCTCTGCATAGTGATGCCCATGACGGCATGACTCCCTCTGTGGTCGGGACTCCACAACACCTCCCAAACATGAAGCCCGCTTTTCACCCCCATCTCTGCCCTCACCCCGTCGCTGCTCAGCTCAGCGGGTGAtcgtgtcacttcctgtttgcaggCAGACAGTAGGAAGTGAGGAGAGCAGTGGACCGAGCTCCAGTGTGAACGACTGTCTCCTGGAGCAACAGGAGAGGAGTTCAGAGTGACAGCCAGACGAGAGGATGTGGGGACGGCCAGTGGAGGGAAagctgatgaagaggagggagggctATCGTCTGCCCTGCTGTACAGCCGAACTGACAGTGAGACACCCATTGGTACAAACAGTCTGTACAGCTGAACACACAGGCAGGGTCGCTGCTAAGTGTTGTCAGAGGAGAACTGTGGAGAAGACAACAAAACACTAGGTTACACACTGGAACAAAATATATGATTACTTCCACAATAAGCAACTGTGACTTTGTGTAGAACTTTACTCACATTAGTCAGCTCCAGTTTACAGTTTATTTGTGATAAAAATACCAAGAAAAATACAACtccattatcattattattattataattatttttattattttatgctgTTTTAGCTCTGGATCGACCTGCCCGAGGATGtaaggctgtctgagtcactggcttCGTTTAAGTCTCTCCTGAAAACATACTTCTATCAGAAATCATATCCTGACTTTACCTGAGCTGActgtctattttattttttactagaTGGCTTTatgacatgttatttgttttattcttcttgtgttttaattgtgtttagtttattgtacagcactttgtaactgttttgaaagttgctatataaataaagtttattattattatgctcATGATGGGAGTGCAAATTTAGGTGGTTGCAGTGCTGGTATATTTTATATACAGTTGGTGCTTTTAGTTTACTTTAGTGTGCATTTACCTGCTATCACATTTTATATTCTAACTATAGGCTTCTAAATTATAAAGCTGATGAATGCAGTGGAGCAAAAGGAACCATAATTACCTcggccaaggaggttatgtttaagccggcgttggtctgtttgtctgcaaaataactcaaaaagttatgaacggattttgatgaaatttcaggaaaggtggataatgggacaaggaacagatgataaaattttggtggtgatcggttgaagcaaagtggataaaataataaaaaagtctatcatctgacagcctcagcagcaattccaatttctaaagacggtgaaaatagcgccatctggtggctggAAAGCACGTCTCGTTCTACTTGCTTAATGTTGTAATTCTTAAGTTGAagttaatgttctgtgttggaaaaaaagaacgtgaaaaatacaaaaaaacatattatattctgtgttggtacaaaaaaacccgaaataaatacaccacagtgtctccatggtgaaggcatattataacctaataatgatagtgatgcaaataacctaattgtgatgcaggctgcaaaatctgatgtagagggggagggaatatcacctacttggcggaggtctgcactctctgagtgcttttctagttctCTCTGAAATTAAGTCCTCAAATTATATTTACATTATACAAAAAGTATAGTGTTTGGATCACCTTTTAGGCTTAAATCTTAACCACAGTTTAACCTGTCGGTACAGGGAGTGCCTGTGGGACAGGTAGAGCAAACCAAACTCCTCTGGGTGATATTAGACATCAGACTGAAGTCGTCAAAACAGATGGAAAAAACTGTTGCAGATACTGGAAGAGGTCTGGCAGTTATTAGGAGATGTGCTAAATTCTTACCACAAGAATGTATCTCACACGTTCAATCATTAGTTCTCACTCATTTGCATCAGTGTGCATCAAGTAAAGACTGAGACAAACTACACTTAGTCTAGAATAGAGCTGCACGACTCGCTCTAAACTGTAACAGAAGAGCTAATATCATCAGAATGCATACCACCTTAGGTCGGGCATTGGTGAAGGACAAGATGGTTATTTCTTTGCTCTGTTTTATGAGAAATATTTCATCGTCCAAATCCCCAGCTATCCTttaccatttttttcttttagcaacaactataaaatgaataCTAAGCATGTGGCAAGAGgttgtttttcatttcctgtttcaaaaacaaatgaaattatGGAATGGTTTGCCATCAGACATTATACATGCAGCAAGTgcagctgtttttaaaaagaggttGAAGAGATACCTGATGGCACAGAACACCAGCACCTCACACATAGGGTTTGTTACATGATGCCTGACTGTATGAACCTTAATGTGAAACTCTCCTGG is part of the Epinephelus fuscoguttatus linkage group LG8, E.fuscoguttatus.final_Chr_v1 genome and harbors:
- the si:ch1073-228j22.2 gene encoding SPRY domain-containing SOCS box protein 4; translated protein: MGVSLSVRLYSRADDSPPSSSSAFPPLAVPTSSRLAVTLNSSPVAPGDSRSHWSSVHCSPHFLLSACKQEVTRSPAELSSDGVRAEMGVKSGLHVWEVLWSPDHRGSHAVMGITMQSCPLQASGYTVLIGGDSQSWGWELKTNQLWHAGQRLGLYPGTRTRCHSEAAEDLSTQSSTSLHTKVARTPLPIPERVLLVLDADAGTLGFVVDGSYVGVAFRDLPRGVELFPAVSSVRGGASIRLRYLNGATRDPPALMALCGLSIRQLLGEQRQNQIGKLPLPFRLQHYLISSQ